In a genomic window of Penaeus chinensis breed Huanghai No. 1 chromosome 30, ASM1920278v2, whole genome shotgun sequence:
- the LOC125041187 gene encoding mitogen-activated protein kinase kinase kinase 4-like isoform X1 — MALEMQLQKGQEGSIVSIKDRWIGSEPLRGNGKLSEVENLSIIMNAATTADANDERCESLPPHCAAVRVDSRSRYMSVSSRRLSEDDDADQTDSSRKVSTAECPQDRLSYFAKLQSLIKTSTQEVPVHQRQRSEEEVLYQQELHEMLWLELQAWHAGQDSNSYDIYLVNQRKQVSDVISEVLNFTYDSNCSEKHQEEADLKIVTVDELLSAGELKIQGIPVTTSDSTDGVGSSKVAGGEDDCSGCLSIWCKICMDKQTEGLTQVAKLLKKLDYVESLFPSTKKLALHFPEWEYADFVNRYMALCVWYNATVQLRMKIEVLGKLLGNMTSALIPWPTFSTSFTGAATPTSSYDSGIPQTTHYDEPSQEKETHVDKSASVRFVIDCDKSDASSNPSDSNNSTDSGHTTGSTNSGLLMPPAPFPALGGLRRCLSDIFVEANPYRKYVEKLLRTKGMKKTFDKVAEVIRDVMSRTICILEEPYRSVRDSKQQKSATDIPTMALTENLDELSRSGPWTPRFEKMELPPFYATFIFLASVSLQMMRECLKLRIEQMPEKPSRLSIKELMREFKEGVKFAVVVRQKYLRACHALFGSLSPPLRENLEFRQTQAIEELDANIKRMLEVYLEWLDQFVCMLHREPHASGLQRNFLQEEWRFVQATCPHVNEGDSLAATRFCNIACHMLCSVGDFIDTGIDDQMAAMQDSTLENFDDDFEEEDMDQDDIQKKRLLQRCRALQVLLAETRERALRAAGLAKMLRKDLEVAAEFQINCKPAVVLSRLRETGHIRVIAPHSQNHFIFVPARIKDKKEYIWHLLDMRVGGIGIEHESDEEGGYLVLMRCDGGDSLHNLWTGDLIKIEPTADCTITLSRVQVTSMMVVVSTGTTLVPVRREFLHCMGNTVLLVHDQTTPNKAITHSIDELKKEALELCNSLQNNIQQVESMTDLELVMPSLEDGERRQLHLVTRDVVHQYFMFGFEYHKDVTRLVTGHHRASVAPLLVALARMWMKFVQSHYSEGRGRRPRWSNAGIEFIVFVCDPHNTRHLKDDEFQNFRGEIEKCLVYIEGKAPEASQPGTPLTPVLPRHHFRSSSTSSMGHNAPERSLSTQSSQSDYSPVVNPTDSPLLRRHLLRRSQHSIERPSDQSDGKSPPVAEKPIERVRRRITEMDVELDESLREDQVIGRVSDTQRDKIHFKPRSVSFSWQRGFKIGTGRFSKVYTAVNNNTGELMAMKVLPLQPNDHRSIRKVADELRIFEGISHPHLVQIYGVEIHNDEMLMFMEYCDEGTLESLATSTETGLPEEIVRKYTRQLLEAVHCLHDHGIVHRDIKGANIFLTEEGNVLKLGDFGCAVRLRGHQTEVGELGGIVGTHAYMAPEIFQSSEGHGRAADVWSVACVVIEMLTGKRPWPEYDSSVQIMFRVGMGQSPSVPSSLSEEGHDFLAASFVHDRKNRATVAQLLDHTFVKVDTGEDCTSLPLFSHPPFVPYMKLLSNS, encoded by the exons CTCCAGAAAGGTCAAGAAGGCAGTATCGTGAGCATAAAAGATCGATGGATCGGCAGCGAACCtttgagagggaatggaaagcTATCGGAAGTAGAGAATCTGTCAATTATCATGAATGCAGCAACCACAGCTGATGCAAATGATGAACGATGCGAGAGCTTGCCACCACACTGTGCTGCAGTTAGG GTTGATTCAAGGTCACGTTACATGAGTGTCTCCAGCCGTAGATtaagtgaggatgatgatgcagACCAGACTGATAGTTCTCGTAAAGTTTCTACTGCAGAATGTCCACAAGACCGTTTAAGTTATTTTGCAAAACTTCAAAGTTTGATTAAAACTAGTACACAAGAAGTTCCAGTCCATCAGCGCCAG agaagtgaagaggaagtcCTGTACCAGCAGGAGCTCCATGAAATGTTATGGCTAGAACTGCAAGCATGGCATGCAGGTCAAGATTCAAATTCCTATGATATCTATTTAGTTAATCAGAGAAAGCag gtttCAGATGTTATTAGTGAAGTCCTCAACTTTACTTATGATTCAAACTGTTCAGAGAAGCACCAAGAGGAAGCAGACTTGAAGATTGTGACTGTTGATGAGCTCCTCAGTGCAGGGGAGCTAAAGATCCAAGGCATACCTGTAACCACCTCTGATTCTACAGATGGTGTTGGGTCTAGTAAGGTGGCTGGGGGAGAGGACGATTGCAGTGGTTGTCTCTCTATCTGGTGCAAGATATGTATGGATAAACAAACTGAGGGACTCACTCAAGTGGCAAAGCTATTGAAGAAGCTGGACTATGTGGAGTCGCTATTTCCTTCAACCAAAAAGCTGGCACTCCATTTTCCAGAGTGGGAATATGCTGACTTTGTCAATCGTTACATGGCTTTGTGTGTTTGGTACAATGCAACGGTGCAGTTGAGAATGAAGATTGAAGTCCTTGGGAAACTGCTTGGGAACATGACTTCAGCCCTTATTCCATGGCCTACCTTTAGCACCAGCTTTACAGGTGCTGCAACACCAACTTCAAGTTATGATTCAGGGATCCCACAAACCACTCACTATGACGAACCTTCCcaggagaaagaaacacacgtGGACAAGTCTGCATCTGTGCGTTTTGTGATAGACTGTGATAAATCAGATGCTAGCTCAAACCCCTCTGATTCAAATAATTCAACGGATTCGGGTCATACTACTGGTAGTACCAACAGTGGTCTGCTAATGCCTCCTGCACCTTTTCCTGCTCTAGGGGGACTTAGGCGATGTCTCAGTGACATATTTGTGGAAGCAAACCCTTACAG AAAATATGTAGAAAAGCTCTTGAGAACTAAAGGCATGAAAAAGACATTTGATAAAGTAGCTGAGGTTATCCGTGATGTGATGTCTCGTACCATATGCATTTTGGAAGAGCCTTATCGCTCTGTACGAGACTCAAAACAACAAAAG AGTGCAACAGATATACCAACAATGGCATTAACAGAAAACTTAGACGAACTTAGTAGGTCTGGACCCTGGACTCCAAGGTTTGAAAAAATGGAGCTTCCTCCATTCTATGCAACTTTCATTTTCTTAGCTTCAGTGTCACTTCAGATGATGAGGGAGTGCCTGAAGCTCAGGATTGAGCAAATGCCTGAAAAACCATCTAGACTTAGTATTAAAGAG CTTATGAGGGAGTTCAAAGAAGGAGTCAAGTTTGCTGTTGTAGTGAGGCAGAAGTACCTGAGGGCTTGCCATGCACtctttggcagtctttctccacCACTTCGAGAGAATTTAGAGTTTCGCCAGACTCAAGCAATTGAAGAGCTAGATGCTAATATAAAGAGAATGTTAGAG GTTTATCTAGAGTGGCTTGATCAGTTTGTGTGCATGTTACATCGTGAGCCTCATGCATCAGGTTTGCAACGGAACTTTCTCCAAGAAGAATGGCGTTTTGTCCAAGCAACATGTCCCCACGTTAATGAAGGGGATAGTTTAGCAGCGACAAGATTTTG CAATATAGCCTGTCACATGCTGTGTAGTGTGGGCGATTTTATTGACACAGGAATCGACGATCAGATGGCAGCCATGCAAGATTCAACTTTAgagaattttgatgatgattttgaggaggaggatatggatcaAGATGATATCCAAAA GAAGAGACTCCTTCAGCGATGTAGAGCCCTTCAAGTTCTCTTAGCTGAAACACGTGAGCGTGCCTTAAGAGCTGCAGGGTTAGCCAAGATGTTAAGGAAAGACTTAGAGGTCGCTGCAGAATTCCAAATCAACTGCAAGCCTGCCGTGGTGCTGAGCAGATTAAGGGAAACAGGACACATCCGAGTAATTGCACCACACAGCCAAAACCACTTCATATTTGTTCCAG CCCGCATCAAGGACAAAAAGGAATACATCTGGCACTTGTTGGACATGAGGGTTGGTGGCATAGGCATCGAGCATGAATCCGATGAAGAGGGGGGTTATCTGGTCCTCATGAGGTGTGACGGGGGGGATAGTCTTCACAATTTGTGGACTGGCGATCTGATCAAGATAGAACCTACAGCAGATTGCACAATTACACTTTCTAGAGTACAG GTGACAAGTATGATGGTGGTTGTGTCTACAGGAACAACGCTCGTTCCAGTCCGGAGAGAATTTCTTCACTGCATGGGCAACACTGTCCTTTTGGTGCATGATCAGACAACACCCAACAAAGCCATTACTCATTCCATTGATGAACTAAAG AAAGAGGCTCTAGAACTGTGCAATAGTCTTCAGAATAATATCCAACAGGTGGAAAGTATGACAGATCTAGAACTAGTGATGCCGAGCCTAGAAGATGGAGAACGGCGGCAGCTTCATTTAGTAACCAGAGACGTGGTCCATCAGTATTTCATGTTTGGCTTTGAG TATCATAAAGATGTCACTCGTCTTGTCACTGGTCATCACCGGGCTTCTGTAGCACCACTGCTGGTTGCTCTTGCACGTATGTGGATGAAATTTGTGCAGAGCCATTAttcagaaggaagaggcagaagaccTAGGTGGTCAAATGCAGGAATTgagttcattgtttttgtttgtgaccCACACAATACAAGGCACCTCAAAGATGATGAATTTCAG AATTTCCGAGGTGAGATAGAGAAGTGCCTGGTGTACATAGAAGGAAAAGCTCCTGAGGCCAGCCAGCCAGGGACACCATTGACTCCAGTGCTGCCTAGACATCACTTCAG GTCTTCTTCCACGTCATCCATGGGGCATAATGCACCAGAGAGGTCCCTGTCCACACAGTCCTCCCAGAGTGATTATTCCCCTGTGGTGAATCCAACTGACAGCCCACTTCTAAG GAGACATCTGCTAAGACGAAGTCAGCACAGCATAGAACGACCATCTGATCAAAGTGATGGAAAGAGCCCACCAGTTGCAG AAAAACCAATAGAACGTGTTCGTAGAAGAATCACAGAGATGGATGTCGAATTGGACGAGAGTCTACGCGAGGACCAGGTTATTGGAAGGGTCTCTGATACACAGCGGGACAAGATCCACTTTAAACCTCGTAGCGTCAGCTTTTCATGGCAAAGGGGTTTCAAAATTG gCACTGGAAGGTTCTCAAAGGTGTACACAGCCGTCAACAACAACACAGGCGAGTTGATGGCCATGAAGGTGTTGCCACTACAGCCAAATGACCACAGATCCATACGCAAAGTGGCCGACGAGCTACGCATCTTCGAAGGCATCAGCCATCCACATCTCGTGCAGATCTACGGCGTGGAGATTCATAAT GATGAAATGCTGATGTTCATGGAATACTGTGATGAAGGAACTTTAGAAAGCTTGGCCACCAGTACGGAAACAGGTCTTCCAGAGGAGATAGTTCGTAAATACACCAGACAGTTACTGGAGGCTGTGCACTGCCTCCACGACCATGGCATTGTTCATAGGGACATTAAAG gTGCCAATATATTTTTAACAGAAGAAGGAAATGTGCTGAAACTAGGAGATTTTGGATGTGCTGTGAGACTCAGAGGCCACCAGACCGAAGTTGGAGAGCTAGGTGGCATAGTCGGCACCCATG
- the LOC125041187 gene encoding mitogen-activated protein kinase kinase kinase 4-like isoform X2, producing MALEMQLQKGQEGSIVSIKDRWIGSEPLRGNGKLSEVENLSIIMNAATTADANDERCESLPPHCAAVRVDSRSRYMSVSSRRLSEDDDADQTDSSRKVSTAECPQDRLSYFAKLQSLIKTSTQEVPVHQRQRSEEEVLYQQELHEMLWLELQAWHAGQDSNSYDIYLVNQRKQVSDVISEVLNFTYDSNCSEKHQEEADLKIVTVDELLSAGELKIQGIPVTTSDSTDGVGSSKVAGGEDDCSGCLSIWCKICMDKQTEGLTQVAKLLKKLDYVESLFPSTKKLALHFPEWEYADFVNRYMALCVWYNATVQLRMKIEVLGKLLGNMTSALIPWPTFSTSFTGAATPTSSYDSGIPQTTHYDEPSQEKETHVDKSASVRFVIDCDKSDASSNPSDSNNSTDSGHTTGSTNSGLLMPPAPFPALGGLRRCLSDIFVEANPYRKYVEKLLRTKGMKKTFDKVAEVIRDVMSRTICILEEPYRSVRDSKQQKSATDIPTMALTENLDELSRSGPWTPRFEKMELPPFYATFIFLASVSLQMMRECLKLRIEQMPEKPSRLSIKELMREFKEGVKFAVVVRQKYLRACHALFGSLSPPLRENLEFRQTQAIEELDANIKRMLEVYLEWLDQFVCMLHREPHASGLQRNFLQEEWRFVQATCPHVNEGDSLAATRFCNIACHMLCSVGDFIDTGIDDQMAAMQDSTLENFDDDFEEEDMDQDDIQKKRLLQRCRALQVLLAETRERALRAAGLAKMLRKDLEVAAEFQINCKPAVVLSRLRETGHIRVIAPHSQNHFIFVPARIKDKKEYIWHLLDMRVGGIGIEHESDEEGGYLVLMRCDGGDSLHNLWTGDLIKIEPTADCTITLSRVQVTSMMVVVSTGTTLVPVRREFLHCMGNTVLLVHDQTTPNKAITHSIDELKKEALELCNSLQNNIQQVESMTDLELVMPSLEDGERRQLHLVTRDVVHQYFMFGFEYHKDVTRLVTGHHRASVAPLLVALARMWMKFVQSHYSEGRGRRPRWSNAGIEFIVFVCDPHNTRHLKDDEFQNFRGEIEKCLVYIEGKAPEASQPGTPLTPVLPRHHFRRHLLRRSQHSIERPSDQSDGKSPPVAEKPIERVRRRITEMDVELDESLREDQVIGRVSDTQRDKIHFKPRSVSFSWQRGFKIGTGRFSKVYTAVNNNTGELMAMKVLPLQPNDHRSIRKVADELRIFEGISHPHLVQIYGVEIHNDEMLMFMEYCDEGTLESLATSTETGLPEEIVRKYTRQLLEAVHCLHDHGIVHRDIKGANIFLTEEGNVLKLGDFGCAVRLRGHQTEVGELGGIVGTHAYMAPEIFQSSEGHGRAADVWSVACVVIEMLTGKRPWPEYDSSVQIMFRVGMGQSPSVPSSLSEEGHDFLAASFVHDRKNRATVAQLLDHTFVKVDTGEDCTSLPLFSHPPFVPYMKLLSNS from the exons CTCCAGAAAGGTCAAGAAGGCAGTATCGTGAGCATAAAAGATCGATGGATCGGCAGCGAACCtttgagagggaatggaaagcTATCGGAAGTAGAGAATCTGTCAATTATCATGAATGCAGCAACCACAGCTGATGCAAATGATGAACGATGCGAGAGCTTGCCACCACACTGTGCTGCAGTTAGG GTTGATTCAAGGTCACGTTACATGAGTGTCTCCAGCCGTAGATtaagtgaggatgatgatgcagACCAGACTGATAGTTCTCGTAAAGTTTCTACTGCAGAATGTCCACAAGACCGTTTAAGTTATTTTGCAAAACTTCAAAGTTTGATTAAAACTAGTACACAAGAAGTTCCAGTCCATCAGCGCCAG agaagtgaagaggaagtcCTGTACCAGCAGGAGCTCCATGAAATGTTATGGCTAGAACTGCAAGCATGGCATGCAGGTCAAGATTCAAATTCCTATGATATCTATTTAGTTAATCAGAGAAAGCag gtttCAGATGTTATTAGTGAAGTCCTCAACTTTACTTATGATTCAAACTGTTCAGAGAAGCACCAAGAGGAAGCAGACTTGAAGATTGTGACTGTTGATGAGCTCCTCAGTGCAGGGGAGCTAAAGATCCAAGGCATACCTGTAACCACCTCTGATTCTACAGATGGTGTTGGGTCTAGTAAGGTGGCTGGGGGAGAGGACGATTGCAGTGGTTGTCTCTCTATCTGGTGCAAGATATGTATGGATAAACAAACTGAGGGACTCACTCAAGTGGCAAAGCTATTGAAGAAGCTGGACTATGTGGAGTCGCTATTTCCTTCAACCAAAAAGCTGGCACTCCATTTTCCAGAGTGGGAATATGCTGACTTTGTCAATCGTTACATGGCTTTGTGTGTTTGGTACAATGCAACGGTGCAGTTGAGAATGAAGATTGAAGTCCTTGGGAAACTGCTTGGGAACATGACTTCAGCCCTTATTCCATGGCCTACCTTTAGCACCAGCTTTACAGGTGCTGCAACACCAACTTCAAGTTATGATTCAGGGATCCCACAAACCACTCACTATGACGAACCTTCCcaggagaaagaaacacacgtGGACAAGTCTGCATCTGTGCGTTTTGTGATAGACTGTGATAAATCAGATGCTAGCTCAAACCCCTCTGATTCAAATAATTCAACGGATTCGGGTCATACTACTGGTAGTACCAACAGTGGTCTGCTAATGCCTCCTGCACCTTTTCCTGCTCTAGGGGGACTTAGGCGATGTCTCAGTGACATATTTGTGGAAGCAAACCCTTACAG AAAATATGTAGAAAAGCTCTTGAGAACTAAAGGCATGAAAAAGACATTTGATAAAGTAGCTGAGGTTATCCGTGATGTGATGTCTCGTACCATATGCATTTTGGAAGAGCCTTATCGCTCTGTACGAGACTCAAAACAACAAAAG AGTGCAACAGATATACCAACAATGGCATTAACAGAAAACTTAGACGAACTTAGTAGGTCTGGACCCTGGACTCCAAGGTTTGAAAAAATGGAGCTTCCTCCATTCTATGCAACTTTCATTTTCTTAGCTTCAGTGTCACTTCAGATGATGAGGGAGTGCCTGAAGCTCAGGATTGAGCAAATGCCTGAAAAACCATCTAGACTTAGTATTAAAGAG CTTATGAGGGAGTTCAAAGAAGGAGTCAAGTTTGCTGTTGTAGTGAGGCAGAAGTACCTGAGGGCTTGCCATGCACtctttggcagtctttctccacCACTTCGAGAGAATTTAGAGTTTCGCCAGACTCAAGCAATTGAAGAGCTAGATGCTAATATAAAGAGAATGTTAGAG GTTTATCTAGAGTGGCTTGATCAGTTTGTGTGCATGTTACATCGTGAGCCTCATGCATCAGGTTTGCAACGGAACTTTCTCCAAGAAGAATGGCGTTTTGTCCAAGCAACATGTCCCCACGTTAATGAAGGGGATAGTTTAGCAGCGACAAGATTTTG CAATATAGCCTGTCACATGCTGTGTAGTGTGGGCGATTTTATTGACACAGGAATCGACGATCAGATGGCAGCCATGCAAGATTCAACTTTAgagaattttgatgatgattttgaggaggaggatatggatcaAGATGATATCCAAAA GAAGAGACTCCTTCAGCGATGTAGAGCCCTTCAAGTTCTCTTAGCTGAAACACGTGAGCGTGCCTTAAGAGCTGCAGGGTTAGCCAAGATGTTAAGGAAAGACTTAGAGGTCGCTGCAGAATTCCAAATCAACTGCAAGCCTGCCGTGGTGCTGAGCAGATTAAGGGAAACAGGACACATCCGAGTAATTGCACCACACAGCCAAAACCACTTCATATTTGTTCCAG CCCGCATCAAGGACAAAAAGGAATACATCTGGCACTTGTTGGACATGAGGGTTGGTGGCATAGGCATCGAGCATGAATCCGATGAAGAGGGGGGTTATCTGGTCCTCATGAGGTGTGACGGGGGGGATAGTCTTCACAATTTGTGGACTGGCGATCTGATCAAGATAGAACCTACAGCAGATTGCACAATTACACTTTCTAGAGTACAG GTGACAAGTATGATGGTGGTTGTGTCTACAGGAACAACGCTCGTTCCAGTCCGGAGAGAATTTCTTCACTGCATGGGCAACACTGTCCTTTTGGTGCATGATCAGACAACACCCAACAAAGCCATTACTCATTCCATTGATGAACTAAAG AAAGAGGCTCTAGAACTGTGCAATAGTCTTCAGAATAATATCCAACAGGTGGAAAGTATGACAGATCTAGAACTAGTGATGCCGAGCCTAGAAGATGGAGAACGGCGGCAGCTTCATTTAGTAACCAGAGACGTGGTCCATCAGTATTTCATGTTTGGCTTTGAG TATCATAAAGATGTCACTCGTCTTGTCACTGGTCATCACCGGGCTTCTGTAGCACCACTGCTGGTTGCTCTTGCACGTATGTGGATGAAATTTGTGCAGAGCCATTAttcagaaggaagaggcagaagaccTAGGTGGTCAAATGCAGGAATTgagttcattgtttttgtttgtgaccCACACAATACAAGGCACCTCAAAGATGATGAATTTCAG AATTTCCGAGGTGAGATAGAGAAGTGCCTGGTGTACATAGAAGGAAAAGCTCCTGAGGCCAGCCAGCCAGGGACACCATTGACTCCAGTGCTGCCTAGACATCACTTCAG GAGACATCTGCTAAGACGAAGTCAGCACAGCATAGAACGACCATCTGATCAAAGTGATGGAAAGAGCCCACCAGTTGCAG AAAAACCAATAGAACGTGTTCGTAGAAGAATCACAGAGATGGATGTCGAATTGGACGAGAGTCTACGCGAGGACCAGGTTATTGGAAGGGTCTCTGATACACAGCGGGACAAGATCCACTTTAAACCTCGTAGCGTCAGCTTTTCATGGCAAAGGGGTTTCAAAATTG gCACTGGAAGGTTCTCAAAGGTGTACACAGCCGTCAACAACAACACAGGCGAGTTGATGGCCATGAAGGTGTTGCCACTACAGCCAAATGACCACAGATCCATACGCAAAGTGGCCGACGAGCTACGCATCTTCGAAGGCATCAGCCATCCACATCTCGTGCAGATCTACGGCGTGGAGATTCATAAT GATGAAATGCTGATGTTCATGGAATACTGTGATGAAGGAACTTTAGAAAGCTTGGCCACCAGTACGGAAACAGGTCTTCCAGAGGAGATAGTTCGTAAATACACCAGACAGTTACTGGAGGCTGTGCACTGCCTCCACGACCATGGCATTGTTCATAGGGACATTAAAG gTGCCAATATATTTTTAACAGAAGAAGGAAATGTGCTGAAACTAGGAGATTTTGGATGTGCTGTGAGACTCAGAGGCCACCAGACCGAAGTTGGAGAGCTAGGTGGCATAGTCGGCACCCATG